One genomic segment of Chitinophaga sancti includes these proteins:
- a CDS encoding carboxylate-amine ligase, with product MLRNFTLGIEEEYMVMDPRTLELCSHEQKIVEQAHKVIPEKVKAEFHQAVVEVGTHICANIDEARADVAHLRKTVAQIAGDLGYSIGASGTHPFSKWEAQLITDHPRYFEIVNEMQDAARSNLIFGLHVHVGMENREMALHIANSVRYFLPHVFALSTNSPFWEGRNTGFKSYRVKVFDKFPRTGIPDYFASIGEYDRYIQLLVKTKCIDNARKVWWDLRVHPFYDTVEFRICDVPLTLQETCTIAAIFQALCAKIYKLRMQNLNFIIYNRALVNENKWRASRYGIDGNLIDFGKEAEVNTRSLIFELLEFVDDVVDELGSRHYIEYTREILQNGTGADKQLAVFNENKNMHSVVDFIIKQFLKDC from the coding sequence ATGCTCCGGAATTTCACATTAGGCATTGAAGAAGAATACATGGTCATGGACCCCCGGACCCTCGAACTATGCTCCCATGAACAGAAAATTGTAGAACAGGCCCACAAAGTCATCCCGGAAAAAGTAAAAGCCGAATTTCATCAGGCAGTCGTAGAAGTCGGCACCCATATCTGTGCAAACATCGATGAGGCCCGTGCAGATGTAGCACACCTTCGTAAAACGGTGGCTCAGATTGCCGGCGACCTGGGGTATAGTATCGGCGCCTCCGGTACCCATCCGTTTTCCAAATGGGAAGCCCAGCTCATTACAGACCATCCCCGGTATTTCGAAATTGTGAATGAAATGCAGGACGCCGCCAGGTCTAACCTGATCTTTGGGCTGCATGTGCATGTGGGAATGGAGAACAGGGAAATGGCCCTGCATATCGCAAATTCTGTGCGTTATTTTCTGCCACACGTATTTGCCTTAAGTACCAACTCTCCTTTCTGGGAAGGTCGGAATACGGGCTTTAAATCATACAGGGTAAAAGTATTTGATAAGTTTCCCCGTACCGGTATCCCTGATTATTTTGCCAGTATCGGAGAATACGACCGCTATATCCAATTACTTGTCAAGACCAAGTGTATAGACAATGCCCGCAAGGTATGGTGGGACTTACGTGTACATCCTTTTTACGATACGGTAGAATTCCGGATCTGCGATGTGCCGCTCACCCTGCAGGAAACCTGTACCATTGCCGCCATCTTCCAGGCTCTCTGTGCCAAGATCTATAAACTGCGCATGCAGAACCTGAACTTTATTATTTACAACCGCGCACTGGTCAATGAAAATAAATGGAGAGCCAGCCGCTATGGTATAGATGGCAACCTCATTGATTTTGGTAAAGAGGCGGAAGTGAATACCCGTTCACTCATTTTTGAACTGCTGGAATTTGTTGATGATGTAGTCGATGAACTGGGTAGCCGTCATTATATCGAGTATACAAGAGAAATACTGCAGAATGGTACTGGTGCTGACAAACAGCTGGCTGTTTTCAATGAAAACAAAAACATGCACAGCGTGGTGGACTTCATTATTAAACAATTTCTCAAAGACTGCTAG
- a CDS encoding M12 family metallopeptidase, producing the protein MKTKKSLLIRPLLLTGLVLAMSFSSCKKQEATDTSTTTTKDCGCSSMEAFPNIKGEPVTITNKKTGEQYSLIKKGDRYLLDDDMVLGESQVKFLKGETDDATARTGRANFVNLWPNRIVYYSINVGLPNSSRVTDAIAHWQANTNIQFVQRTNQANYIEFIKDDGCYSDGIGMTGGKQLISLDDGCSWGNAVHEIGHALGFFHEQTRADRDNYVIINWSNIEDDEDHNFQTYAARGYQGFELGTFDWESIMLYGPYFFSKNGSPTITTLGGGTYYYNSSVLSSGDIQTYNYMYNPGIYAKMVQVPIEYQWNDGPNYLNVYEAVDVYIRFYSDAACTVPANLSFQTNVTCLSSRYTYGGSGGANSETVSYHKLAPGSNSYKIVDLYIKQAWEQEYGNYREGGYYQDIILQNGVGYIAK; encoded by the coding sequence ATGAAAACAAAAAAAAGCCTATTGATTCGCCCCCTGTTGCTGACAGGTCTGGTATTGGCCATGTCATTCTCTTCCTGTAAGAAACAGGAGGCAACAGACACCTCAACTACCACTACAAAAGACTGTGGATGTTCTTCGATGGAAGCATTTCCCAATATTAAAGGGGAGCCCGTTACCATTACCAACAAAAAGACCGGGGAGCAATACAGCCTCATTAAAAAAGGAGATCGTTATCTACTGGACGATGACATGGTGCTTGGCGAAAGCCAGGTAAAATTCCTGAAAGGAGAAACTGATGACGCTACAGCCCGCACCGGCAGGGCCAATTTCGTAAATCTCTGGCCGAACAGGATTGTGTATTACTCCATCAATGTCGGATTACCTAACAGCTCCCGGGTTACGGATGCTATTGCCCACTGGCAGGCCAATACCAACATTCAGTTCGTACAACGTACCAACCAGGCAAATTATATAGAATTCATCAAGGATGATGGATGCTATTCCGATGGTATTGGTATGACCGGGGGAAAACAGCTGATTTCACTGGATGACGGCTGCTCCTGGGGAAATGCGGTTCATGAGATTGGCCACGCCCTTGGCTTCTTCCATGAACAAACACGGGCAGACCGGGATAACTATGTTATCATCAACTGGAGCAATATTGAAGATGATGAAGATCACAATTTCCAGACATATGCAGCCCGTGGATATCAGGGGTTTGAATTGGGCACATTTGACTGGGAGTCTATTATGTTGTATGGTCCTTACTTTTTCAGTAAAAATGGAAGTCCTACAATCACCACACTGGGTGGAGGCACTTACTATTATAATTCTTCTGTTCTCTCATCTGGTGATATTCAGACGTACAATTACATGTACAATCCGGGGATTTATGCCAAAATGGTACAGGTACCTATCGAGTACCAATGGAATGATGGTCCTAATTACCTGAATGTATATGAAGCTGTAGATGTATACATCAGGTTTTACTCAGATGCAGCATGCACAGTACCTGCCAACCTGTCTTTCCAGACAAATGTTACCTGTTTAAGCTCCAGATATACCTATGGTGGCAGTGGTGGTGCAAATTCAGAAACTGTAAGTTATCATAAGCTGGCACCAGGTTCTAATTCCTATAAAATCGTTGACCTGTATATCAAGCAGGCCTGGGAACAGGAATATGGTAATTACAGAGAAGGCGGTTATTATCAGGATATAATCCTGCAGAACGGTGTAGGCTACATTGCGAAATAA
- a CDS encoding alpha/beta hydrolase-fold protein has translation MHEQYYKWKSPHLGREFEMLVFGEEGYPLILFPTSMGRHYEHKERGLIHALQWFIDHQLIRVYCPDSIDARSWYNKQVSPAQRTLNHIAYDNMLRHEVLERVIYETGVYRVAVAGCSFGGYHASNFAFRYPEQVSYLFSLSGIFDITSRLDGHYDDNVYFHNPMDYMRDNPHEALWRMGIILGVADEDIARNQNERMSGILAHKGISHWLDIRPNQKHDWPVWNEMLPYYLSLIK, from the coding sequence ATGCATGAACAATATTACAAATGGAAATCCCCTCATCTCGGCCGTGAATTCGAGATGCTGGTATTCGGAGAGGAAGGCTATCCCCTCATCCTCTTCCCTACCTCTATGGGGCGCCATTATGAACATAAGGAAAGAGGCCTTATTCATGCATTACAATGGTTCATCGACCATCAGCTCATTCGGGTCTATTGCCCTGATAGTATAGATGCCCGGAGCTGGTACAACAAACAGGTCTCCCCTGCTCAACGCACCCTCAATCACATTGCTTACGACAACATGCTGCGCCATGAGGTGCTGGAAAGGGTCATATACGAAACCGGCGTTTACCGCGTAGCCGTAGCCGGTTGCAGTTTCGGTGGGTACCATGCATCCAACTTTGCCTTCCGCTACCCGGAGCAGGTCTCTTACCTTTTTAGCCTCAGCGGCATTTTTGATATTACCTCCCGCCTGGATGGTCATTATGATGATAATGTCTATTTCCATAATCCCATGGATTACATGCGGGACAATCCGCACGAAGCCCTCTGGCGCATGGGAATTATACTAGGCGTAGCCGACGAAGATATAGCCCGTAACCAGAATGAACGGATGTCAGGGATACTCGCTCACAAAGGCATCAGCCACTGGCTGGATATAAGGCCCAATCAAAAACACGACTGGCCCGTATGGAACGAAATGTTACCATATTACCTTTCCCTTATAAAATAA
- a CDS encoding bifunctional 3,4-dihydroxy-2-butanone-4-phosphate synthase/GTP cyclohydrolase II, which translates to MLDTIESAIEDIKNGKLVIVVDDEDRENEGDFITAARNVTPEIINFMSRYGRGLICAPLIEERCEELGLEMMVRDNTALHQTPFTVSVDLLGHGCTTGISAHDRAKTIQALIDPNIRSEELGKPGHIFPLKAKKGGVLRRTGHTEATIDLARLAGFEPAGVLVEIMNEDGSMARLPELKEIAVKFNLKLISIKDLIEYRLKKESLIEEEVRVQMPTEYGDFELIAFKQLNSGETHMALKKGDWEKDEPVLVRIHSSCVTGDILHSLRCDCGPQLHKAMQMVEQEGKGLILYMNQEGRGIGLLNKLKAYKLQEEGRDTVEANLELGFQMDERDYGVGAQILRHLNITKMRLISNNPKKRAGMKGYGLEVVENVPIEIHPNPHNEVYLKTKRDKMGHEILKG; encoded by the coding sequence ATGTTAGATACAATAGAATCAGCCATAGAAGATATAAAGAACGGTAAACTGGTCATAGTAGTAGACGACGAGGATAGGGAGAATGAGGGCGATTTCATCACAGCAGCAAGGAATGTGACTCCGGAGATTATCAACTTTATGAGCCGTTACGGCCGTGGATTAATATGTGCACCACTAATTGAAGAAAGATGCGAGGAACTCGGTCTGGAAATGATGGTGCGTGATAATACAGCTTTACACCAAACACCTTTTACAGTTTCTGTCGACTTACTCGGACACGGTTGTACCACCGGTATCTCCGCCCATGACAGGGCAAAAACAATACAGGCCCTGATCGATCCTAATATTCGTTCTGAAGAATTAGGGAAGCCCGGGCACATTTTCCCCCTGAAAGCTAAGAAAGGAGGAGTGCTGCGCCGCACCGGACATACCGAAGCTACCATCGATCTGGCCCGGTTAGCAGGATTTGAGCCTGCCGGCGTACTGGTGGAGATCATGAACGAAGATGGCTCCATGGCCAGACTACCGGAACTGAAGGAAATAGCAGTGAAGTTTAACCTGAAACTGATTTCCATCAAAGACCTGATCGAATACCGGCTCAAAAAGGAATCCCTGATCGAAGAAGAGGTACGCGTACAGATGCCGACTGAATATGGTGATTTTGAATTGATTGCATTTAAGCAACTGAATTCCGGCGAAACCCATATGGCACTGAAAAAAGGAGACTGGGAGAAAGATGAACCCGTACTGGTGCGCATCCACTCTTCCTGTGTAACCGGCGATATTCTCCATAGCCTCAGATGTGATTGCGGCCCGCAACTCCACAAAGCCATGCAAATGGTTGAACAGGAAGGGAAAGGCCTTATATTATATATGAACCAGGAAGGCAGAGGTATCGGTTTGCTGAATAAACTGAAAGCCTATAAACTACAGGAAGAAGGTAGAGATACAGTGGAGGCAAACCTCGAATTAGGCTTCCAGATGGATGAAAGAGATTATGGTGTGGGTGCCCAGATCCTGAGGCATCTGAATATTACCAAAATGCGGTTGATTTCAAATAATCCCAAAAAGAGAGCCGGGATGAAAGGATATGGATTAGAGGTGGTAGAAAATGTGCCGATCGAAATTCATCCTAACCCGCATAATGAAGTGTATTTGAAAACAAAGAGAGATAAAATGGGTCACGAGATCCTGAAAGGATAA
- a CDS encoding carboxypeptidase regulatory-like domain-containing protein — translation MGCKKLLLTFIVLFSVCYSFAQVTTSAVTGLVKDAKGEGLIGATVKAIHVPTGTVYGTTTQEGGRYTIPNMRVGGPYTITITYVGYQEQNIKDLYLSLGTALTQNVKLEDGSKSLNEVTITGQKSSIISSNRTGTQTNISQRQLTELPTVGRSIQDFARLTPQAVATYSSSNGSPLGISFAGQSNKFNSFTVDGANANDAFGLTATGTNGGQANVNAVPLESVQEVQIVLSPYDITQSNFTGGGINAVTKSGTNQFHGSAYFLNQNQSFVGENVQSKTKYPTYNNTTWGASLGGPIIKNKLFFFVNAERNDTKTPLGYNPADAGSGSKFSTARLDSIRTYVKDTYGFDPGSYTDINSESYATSVFARIDWNISEKHKLTFRHSYVDGSLYNISRSATTMTFANSGYYMLSTTNSTVAELNSSFNATTSNVLRVTYNRIRDRRSTVEFPSVYITEGGLNYNLGADYSSPRNSLNQDNFTIVDNLTIQKKKHTITVGTDNQFFNTSNVFLQYYYGYYTYRNLNTFLNNSAAPTTYAVGYSNKGGNDLAPGKIRAGQFSLYGQDIWDINDRFRLTYGLRIDLPVFFNKPDANTGFNASDIATTYGIKNNTIPKTRLMWAPRVAFNWDVNGDGTTQLRGGAGLFTGRVPLVWISNAYSKTGVAFTSFSGTPPSTVRFNYDPADTHLGAYIPTTAAAPTEIDVTDKNFKYPQVLRGNLAIDQKLPWWGLIGTIEALYTKTLNNILYKNLNVGPQTGQVTLGNTTRPWYNFARANSSYTDVIYLTNTSKGYSYNLTAQIQKPMDHGWSGSLAYTYGASYSMNDGTSSTAYSSWRFAYNVNGMNNLSLARANFDPGHRVVANASKTFRYAKGHLSTTIGLVYQGYTGQRYSVMFNNNITGDDASGKTGTNSLAYLPTDASQFSTLTLSDGTVVTPAQQLADFQAFAANNKYLSSHMGQNTERNGLRMPWESHFDLKLAQDFILKNTHRIEVGFDILNVANLLNRNWGWSYYLSNQSVSLFTVTSQSTTPTYTFNKNLMNNINGTLRPYTVNDYLSRWRGQLSVRYNF, via the coding sequence ATGGGATGTAAAAAACTACTGTTAACATTCATTGTCTTGTTTAGCGTTTGCTATTCTTTCGCGCAGGTAACAACAAGTGCTGTTACCGGTCTGGTGAAAGATGCAAAGGGGGAAGGCCTGATTGGGGCCACAGTTAAAGCCATTCACGTTCCAACCGGAACCGTTTATGGTACCACAACACAAGAGGGAGGTCGTTACACCATTCCCAACATGCGTGTAGGGGGTCCTTACACCATTACAATTACCTATGTAGGCTACCAGGAACAAAACATTAAGGACCTGTATCTAAGCCTGGGTACTGCATTGACCCAAAACGTAAAACTTGAAGATGGTAGCAAATCTCTGAACGAAGTAACTATTACCGGTCAAAAAAGCAGCATCATCAGCTCAAACCGCACGGGTACGCAGACCAACATCAGCCAGCGCCAGTTGACTGAATTGCCAACTGTAGGCCGTAGCATCCAGGATTTCGCCCGTTTGACACCGCAGGCTGTTGCTACTTACAGCAGCTCGAACGGTAGTCCACTAGGTATTTCCTTTGCAGGTCAGAGCAACAAATTCAACTCATTCACTGTGGATGGTGCGAATGCAAATGACGCATTTGGTCTGACAGCTACAGGTACCAATGGTGGTCAGGCGAATGTAAACGCTGTTCCACTGGAATCGGTGCAGGAAGTACAAATCGTACTGTCTCCATATGATATTACTCAGAGTAACTTTACGGGTGGTGGTATCAACGCTGTAACAAAGAGTGGTACTAACCAGTTCCATGGTTCTGCTTACTTCCTGAATCAAAACCAGAGTTTTGTAGGCGAAAATGTTCAGAGCAAAACCAAATACCCTACCTATAATAATACTACATGGGGTGCCAGCCTGGGTGGTCCAATTATCAAAAATAAATTGTTCTTCTTCGTAAACGCGGAAAGAAACGATACCAAAACACCACTTGGTTACAATCCTGCTGATGCTGGTTCAGGTTCTAAATTCAGTACTGCAAGACTGGATTCTATCCGTACTTATGTAAAAGATACTTATGGATTCGATCCGGGTAGCTATACTGATATTAACTCTGAATCATATGCAACTTCAGTATTTGCTCGTATCGACTGGAACATCAGCGAAAAGCATAAATTAACCTTCCGTCATAGCTATGTTGATGGTAGCCTGTACAACATTTCCCGTAGTGCAACTACTATGACTTTTGCTAACAGTGGCTACTATATGCTCAGCACTACTAACTCGACTGTAGCTGAACTGAACAGTAGCTTCAATGCTACTACTTCAAACGTACTGCGTGTGACCTACAACCGTATCCGCGACAGACGTTCTACTGTTGAATTCCCATCTGTATATATCACTGAAGGTGGTCTGAACTACAACCTGGGTGCGGATTACTCCTCTCCACGTAACTCACTGAATCAGGACAACTTCACCATCGTTGATAACCTGACTATTCAGAAGAAAAAACATACCATCACTGTTGGTACTGACAACCAGTTCTTTAACACAAGCAACGTGTTCCTGCAGTACTACTATGGTTACTATACTTACAGAAACCTTAATACCTTTTTGAATAACTCTGCTGCGCCTACTACTTATGCAGTTGGTTATTCTAATAAAGGTGGTAATGACCTGGCTCCTGGTAAGATCCGTGCTGGTCAGTTCAGCTTATATGGACAGGATATCTGGGATATCAATGACAGGTTCAGACTGACTTATGGTCTGCGTATCGACCTGCCGGTATTCTTCAACAAACCTGACGCAAACACTGGTTTCAATGCTTCTGACATCGCTACTACTTATGGCATTAAGAACAATACTATTCCAAAAACAAGGTTGATGTGGGCTCCAAGAGTTGCATTTAACTGGGATGTAAATGGCGATGGTACGACTCAACTGAGAGGTGGTGCCGGTCTGTTCACAGGTCGTGTTCCGCTGGTATGGATCTCCAATGCATATTCCAAAACTGGTGTTGCATTCACATCCTTCAGTGGTACTCCTCCTTCAACAGTACGTTTCAACTATGATCCGGCTGATACACACCTGGGTGCTTATATTCCTACTACCGCTGCTGCTCCTACTGAAATTGACGTTACTGACAAAAACTTCAAATATCCTCAGGTACTCCGTGGTAACCTGGCTATCGACCAGAAACTGCCATGGTGGGGTCTGATTGGTACAATCGAAGCTTTGTACACCAAAACGCTCAATAACATCCTGTATAAGAACCTGAACGTTGGACCTCAGACAGGTCAAGTTACTTTAGGTAACACCACCAGACCCTGGTACAACTTTGCACGTGCAAACTCTTCTTATACTGATGTCATCTATCTGACTAACACCAGCAAAGGTTATTCTTATAACTTAACTGCACAGATTCAGAAACCAATGGATCATGGATGGTCTGGTAGCCTGGCTTATACTTATGGTGCTTCTTACTCTATGAACGATGGTACCAGCTCTACTGCTTATTCCAGCTGGCGCTTTGCTTACAACGTAAATGGTATGAACAACCTGAGTCTGGCTCGTGCTAACTTTGATCCAGGTCATCGTGTGGTAGCTAACGCAAGCAAAACTTTCCGTTATGCTAAGGGTCACCTGTCTACCACTATCGGATTGGTTTACCAGGGTTACACCGGTCAGCGTTACTCTGTAATGTTCAACAACAACATTACCGGTGATGATGCTTCTGGTAAAACTGGTACAAACAGCTTAGCTTACCTGCCTACAGACGCTAGCCAGTTCAGCACGCTGACACTGTCTGACGGTACTGTGGTAACGCCTGCCCAGCAGTTGGCTGACTTCCAGGCATTTGCTGCCAATAACAAATACCTGAGCTCTCACATGGGTCAGAATACAGAGCGTAACGGACTGAGAATGCCATGGGAAAGCCACTTCGATCTGAAGCTTGCACAGGATTTCATCCTGAAAAATACACACAGAATTGAAGTTGGATTCGACATCCTGAACGTAGCTAACCTGCTGAACCGTAACTGGGGATGGTCTTATTACCTGAGCAATCAGTCAGTATCTCTGTTCACAGTAACATCTCAGAGCACTACTCCGACTTACACATTCAACAAGAACCTGATGAACAACATCAATGGTACACTGAGACCATATACAGTGAATGACTACCTGTCACGCTGGAGAGGTCAGTTGAGTGTTCGTTATAACTTCTAA
- a CDS encoding glutamine amidotransferase-related protein, whose amino-acid sequence MKVAILDMYEGVPNEGMRCIREILAAYAVRHSLVLQCDEYEVRIAAQVPDLSYDIYISTGGPGSPLDSEGSEWEQRYFGVMEALMKASRPVLLICHSFQLMCRYLKLGNVCRRRSPAFGVFPVHKTAAGEFEHLPDPFYIVDSRNWQVIGLDHARMEAIGASVLAIEKERPHVPLERATMAIRFSPHMIGTQFHPEADATGMRMYLLQKEKKDQVLTNYGAEKYYSMLEQLSDPDKIMLTYDTLIPAFLDNALSIQS is encoded by the coding sequence ATGAAAGTAGCTATACTTGACATGTATGAAGGCGTTCCGAACGAAGGGATGCGTTGTATCAGGGAAATACTCGCGGCGTATGCTGTGCGTCATTCACTGGTATTGCAGTGTGATGAGTATGAGGTACGCATCGCTGCCCAGGTACCTGATCTTTCGTACGATATTTATATTTCTACTGGTGGTCCCGGTTCACCGCTGGATAGTGAAGGCAGTGAGTGGGAACAACGTTATTTTGGTGTGATGGAAGCGTTGATGAAAGCTTCCAGACCGGTGTTATTAATATGTCATTCCTTTCAGCTGATGTGTCGCTACCTGAAGCTTGGAAATGTATGCAGACGCCGATCACCTGCATTCGGTGTGTTTCCTGTGCATAAAACAGCGGCAGGTGAATTTGAACACCTTCCCGATCCTTTTTATATCGTGGATAGCCGCAACTGGCAGGTGATTGGTTTAGACCATGCTCGCATGGAGGCTATAGGCGCTTCTGTTTTGGCGATTGAAAAGGAACGACCCCATGTACCACTGGAAAGAGCGACCATGGCCATACGTTTCAGCCCTCATATGATCGGCACACAATTCCACCCGGAAGCTGATGCGACCGGGATGCGGATGTACCTGCTTCAAAAAGAAAAGAAAGACCAGGTGCTCACCAACTATGGCGCGGAAAAATATTACAGCATGCTGGAACAACTTTCAGATCCGGATAAGATCATGCTCACATATGATACGCTTATTCCTGCATTTCTGGACAATGCCTTATCTATTCAATCATGA